A stretch of Enterobacter cloacae complex sp. ECNIH7 DNA encodes these proteins:
- the aroK gene encoding shikimate kinase AroK produces the protein MAEKRNIFLVGPMGAGKSTIGRQLAQQLNMEFYDSDQEIEKRTGADVGWVFDVEGEEGFRDREEKVINELTEKQGIVLATGGGSVKSRETRNRLSARGVVVYLETTIEKQLARTQRDKKRPLLQVETPPREVLEALADERNPLYEEIADVTIRTDDQSAKVVANQIIHMLESN, from the coding sequence ATGGCAGAGAAACGCAATATCTTTCTGGTTGGGCCTATGGGTGCCGGCAAAAGCACTATTGGGCGTCAGTTAGCTCAACAACTCAATATGGAATTTTACGATTCTGATCAAGAGATTGAGAAACGAACCGGAGCTGATGTGGGCTGGGTTTTCGATGTAGAAGGCGAAGAAGGTTTCCGTGACCGAGAAGAAAAAGTGATCAACGAACTCACGGAAAAACAGGGCATCGTTCTGGCAACAGGCGGCGGTTCTGTGAAATCTCGCGAAACCCGTAACCGTCTCTCCGCCCGTGGCGTAGTGGTCTATCTTGAGACGACCATCGAGAAACAGCTGGCACGTACGCAGCGCGATAAAAAGCGCCCGCTGCTGCAGGTTGAAACGCCACCACGCGAAGTTCTGGAAGCGTTGGCCGATGAACGCAATCCGCTGTATGAAGAGATTGCCGACGTGACCATTCGTACTGACGACCAGAGCGCTAAAGTGGTTGCAAACCAGATTATTCATATGCTGGAAAGCAACTGA
- the hofQ gene encoding DNA uptake porin HofQ — MLWLLAFSHPLWAAAPKPVTLVVDDVPVVQVLQSLVAQENRNLVISPDVGGTLSLNLTRVPWRQALQTVATSAGLVLREEGGIFYVHTAAWQREQQERSEQERTRRQLDAPLVSHSIALSYADAGELQKDAEKLLSPKGSLSLDKRTNRLLIRDNQTVVETLQRWAAQMDIPVEQVELAAHIVTINEKSLRELGVKWNLADAADAGKVGQLTTLGSDLSVASATSHVGFNIGRINGRLLDLELSALEQKQQVDIIASPRLLASHMQPASIKQGSEIPYQVSSGESGATSVEFKEAVLGMEVTPVVLPGGRVRLKLHISENMPGQVLQQADGETLAIDKQEIETQVEVKSGETLALGGIFSQKNKTGSDSVPGLGKIPWLGQLFRHDGKDNERRELVVFITPRLVGIR, encoded by the coding sequence ATGCTGTGGCTGCTGGCGTTCAGCCATCCGCTGTGGGCCGCCGCGCCAAAACCGGTCACGCTGGTGGTGGATGACGTGCCTGTAGTCCAGGTGCTGCAGAGCCTGGTTGCACAGGAGAACCGAAATCTGGTGATATCGCCTGACGTCGGCGGCACGCTTTCGCTCAACCTGACGCGCGTCCCCTGGCGTCAAGCGTTACAGACGGTTGCCACCAGCGCTGGCCTTGTTTTGCGAGAGGAGGGCGGCATTTTTTATGTGCATACCGCGGCCTGGCAGCGTGAGCAGCAGGAACGTTCAGAACAGGAGCGAACGCGTCGACAGCTTGATGCGCCGCTGGTGTCTCACAGCATCGCTTTGTCCTATGCCGATGCCGGAGAGCTGCAAAAAGACGCGGAAAAGCTCCTGAGCCCAAAGGGAAGTTTGTCTCTCGACAAACGCACCAACCGGCTGCTGATTCGGGATAACCAGACGGTGGTGGAGACGCTGCAGCGCTGGGCCGCTCAGATGGATATTCCCGTCGAACAGGTCGAGCTGGCGGCGCATATTGTGACCATTAATGAAAAAAGCCTGCGTGAGCTGGGGGTGAAGTGGAATCTCGCCGACGCCGCCGACGCGGGCAAGGTTGGCCAGCTCACCACGCTTGGCAGCGATCTATCCGTCGCCAGCGCCACCAGCCACGTGGGTTTTAACATCGGACGGATCAATGGTCGGCTGCTGGATCTGGAGCTCTCTGCGCTGGAGCAAAAACAGCAGGTCGATATCATCGCCAGCCCGCGGCTGCTGGCCTCGCATATGCAGCCGGCCAGCATCAAGCAGGGGAGTGAAATCCCGTATCAGGTCTCAAGCGGTGAAAGCGGGGCAACCTCCGTTGAGTTTAAAGAGGCCGTATTAGGAATGGAGGTCACACCGGTGGTCTTACCGGGTGGGCGCGTGCGCCTGAAATTGCACATCAGCGAAAATATGCCGGGACAGGTTCTGCAGCAGGCTGACGGCGAAACGCTGGCGATCGACAAACAGGAGATAGAAACCCAGGTGGAGGTAAAAAGTGGAGAAACGCTGGCGTTGGGCGGAATTTTTTCGCAGAAGAACAAAACCGGCAGCGACAGCGTGCCTGGGCTGGGGAAAATCCCCTGGCTTGGACAGCTTTTTCGCCACGATGGTAAGGATAATGAACGGCGCGAGCTAGTGGTGTTTATTACACCACGTCTGGTCGGTATTCGCTGA
- a CDS encoding HofP DNA utilization family protein, translated as MRNSARYLLVCSALLLTGMRDPFRPPDDPCAIGELAQWRYRGMVGGQQAIGILQDGQKRWYRLKMHERFPAGWTITAINETELVVDVGDTCEPGTWTWQREGTNKNEFTDNAVAAGVQPSAVGRRAKTGHAGGG; from the coding sequence ATGCGAAATAGCGCGCGATATTTGCTGGTTTGCTCAGCGCTGCTATTGACCGGCATGCGCGATCCGTTTCGCCCGCCGGACGATCCCTGCGCCATAGGCGAGCTGGCGCAGTGGCGCTACCGCGGCATGGTGGGAGGACAGCAGGCTATCGGCATTTTACAGGATGGGCAAAAGCGCTGGTACCGCCTGAAGATGCATGAGCGCTTCCCGGCAGGCTGGACGATAACAGCCATCAATGAAACGGAACTGGTTGTTGATGTGGGTGACACATGTGAACCAGGAACATGGACGTGGCAACGAGAAGGAACGAATAAGAATGAATTTACGGATAATGCTGTGGCTGCTGGCGTTCAGCCATCCGCTGTGGGCCGCCGCGCCAAAACCGGTCACGCTGGTGGTGGATGA
- a CDS encoding HofO family protein, whose protein sequence is MGTLLERWCESRPWYRVLFWCLGSLLAGLAAWGTLLRPLDRQCAERQRQMIQDARTNAALWPAVRKVPFRPETTDTLALTAFSPLDFQGDNATLVHWKPLQNGGELMLEVEWQALPVLFSRLAQRDVQIAAFAIAPQGTALRLRLELEHAK, encoded by the coding sequence ATGGGCACCCTGTTAGAACGCTGGTGCGAAAGCCGTCCCTGGTATCGGGTGCTTTTTTGGTGTCTGGGGAGTCTCCTGGCAGGACTGGCCGCGTGGGGCACCTTGCTCAGACCGCTAGACAGGCAGTGTGCTGAACGACAGCGACAGATGATTCAGGACGCAAGGACGAACGCGGCGTTATGGCCTGCCGTCAGAAAGGTGCCGTTTCGTCCGGAAACAACGGACACACTGGCGCTGACGGCGTTTTCCCCGCTCGATTTTCAGGGCGATAACGCGACGCTGGTTCACTGGAAGCCGCTGCAGAACGGAGGGGAACTGATGCTGGAGGTGGAGTGGCAGGCTCTCCCGGTGCTTTTTTCCCGGCTGGCGCAGCGGGATGTGCAGATAGCCGCTTTCGCGATTGCACCACAAGGTACAGCGTTGCGCCTGCGGCTGGAGCTGGAACATGCGAAATAG
- a CDS encoding PilN domain-containing protein, with product MSIMNFLPWRQQRRARCLHFWGGMCVGTVLLMFAIIFCLRINPLMRLHALQTELTGTQTVQHALASRQKLASQAQKPAQTLQRRAWQPVLESLSRATPSQVWLTELRYQPPALTLSGYAITLSALSALRDALGQIAGFTPGTAGELRQDSQGRWMFTLHLKSEG from the coding sequence ATGAGCATCATGAACTTTCTGCCCTGGCGACAGCAGAGACGCGCGCGATGCCTGCACTTCTGGGGCGGAATGTGTGTCGGCACCGTGCTGTTAATGTTCGCGATCATTTTCTGCCTGCGGATAAACCCTCTTATGAGGCTGCACGCGCTGCAAACGGAGCTGACGGGAACGCAGACCGTGCAGCACGCGCTTGCCTCCCGGCAGAAACTCGCCTCACAGGCGCAGAAGCCAGCGCAGACCCTTCAACGACGCGCATGGCAACCGGTGCTGGAGTCCCTTTCCCGCGCCACTCCTTCACAGGTCTGGCTGACAGAGCTTCGCTATCAGCCTCCTGCTCTGACGCTGAGCGGGTATGCCATAACCCTGTCAGCCCTGTCTGCTCTGCGCGATGCGCTGGGCCAAATAGCGGGTTTTACGCCCGGAACGGCGGGTGAGCTTCGGCAGGACAGCCAGGGGCGGTGGATGTTCACCCTCCATCTTAAAAGCGAGGGGTAA
- the mrcA gene encoding peptidoglycan glycosyltransferase/peptidoglycan DD-transpeptidase MrcA, producing the protein MKFVKYLFILAVCCILLGAGSIYGLYKYIEPQLPDVATLRDVRLQIPMQVYSADGELMAQYGEKRRIPLTLNQIPPVMVKAFIATEDSRFYEHHGVDPVGIFRAASIALFSGHASQGASTITQQLARNFFLSPEKTLIRKIKEVFLAIRIEQLLSKDEILELYLNKIYLGYRAYGVGAAAQVYFGKPVEQLTLSEMATIAGLPKAPSTFNPLYSLDRATARRNVVLSRMLSEGYISQSEYDQARNDVIDANYHAPEIAFASPYLTEMVRQEMVNRYGDKAYEDGYRVYTTVTRKVQQAAQEAVRNNVMDYDMRHGYRGPSNVLWKVGESAWDSKKITSTLKALPTYGPLLPAVVTQADPQEAVATLADGTSVSLRMDGIRWARPYRSDTLQGATPRKVTDAVQTGQQIWVRKVGESWWLAQVPDVNSALVSINPQNGAILALVGGFDFNQSKFNRATQALRQVGSNIKPFLYTAAMDKGLTLASILNDVPISRWDAGAGSDWQPNNSPAEYAGPIRLRQGLGQSKNVVMVRAMRAMGVDYAAEYLQRFGFPAQNIVRTESLALGSASFTPLQVARGYSVMANGGFLIDPYFISKIENDQGGVLFEAKPKIACPDCDIPVIYGNTPKSDVLENKDMEDPAVSQEQQNGVVPQPQLEQANQSLVAQTGAPEYAPHVINTPLSFLIKSALNTNIFGEPGWQGTGWRAGRDLQRHDIGGKTGTTNSSKDAWFSGYGPGVVTSVWIGFDDHRRDLGRTTASGAIKDQISGYEGGAKSAQPAWDAYMKSVLEGVPEQPLTPPPGVVTVNIDRSTGQLANGGNSREEYFIEGTQPTTQAVHEVGTEIIDNGETHELF; encoded by the coding sequence GTGAAGTTCGTAAAGTATTTATTCATCCTTGCAGTCTGTTGCATTCTGCTGGGAGCAGGCTCGATTTACGGTTTGTACAAATATATTGAGCCACAGCTACCTGATGTCGCCACGCTTCGCGATGTGCGCCTCCAGATCCCGATGCAAGTCTATAGCGCCGATGGCGAGCTGATGGCGCAGTATGGCGAGAAGCGTCGTATTCCGCTGACCTTAAACCAAATTCCACCCGTGATGGTGAAAGCCTTTATCGCCACGGAGGACAGCCGTTTTTACGAGCACCACGGTGTCGATCCGGTGGGGATTTTCCGTGCCGCGAGCATTGCGTTATTCTCTGGTCACGCCTCTCAGGGGGCGAGTACCATTACGCAGCAGCTGGCGCGTAACTTCTTCCTCAGCCCTGAAAAGACGCTGATACGTAAGATCAAAGAGGTGTTCCTCGCGATCCGTATTGAGCAGCTGCTGAGCAAAGACGAAATCCTTGAGCTGTACCTCAACAAAATCTACCTGGGTTACCGAGCCTATGGCGTGGGGGCTGCCGCACAGGTGTACTTCGGTAAGCCCGTTGAGCAACTCACCTTAAGCGAAATGGCAACCATTGCTGGTCTGCCGAAAGCGCCGTCCACGTTTAACCCGCTCTACTCGCTCGATCGCGCCACCGCGCGCCGTAACGTCGTCCTGTCACGCATGCTGAGCGAAGGCTACATCAGCCAGAGCGAGTACGACCAGGCGCGTAACGATGTGATTGACGCAAACTACCACGCCCCTGAGATCGCTTTCGCGTCCCCTTACCTGACCGAAATGGTTCGTCAGGAGATGGTGAATCGCTATGGTGACAAGGCCTACGAAGATGGCTATCGCGTGTACACCACCGTCACCCGTAAGGTCCAGCAGGCGGCTCAGGAAGCGGTGCGGAACAACGTGATGGACTACGATATGCGTCACGGCTATCGCGGCCCGTCAAACGTGCTCTGGAAAGTGGGCGAAAGCGCGTGGGACAGTAAAAAAATCACCAGTACGCTGAAGGCGCTGCCAACCTATGGTCCGCTCCTTCCTGCCGTGGTGACGCAGGCCGATCCTCAGGAAGCCGTTGCGACGCTCGCGGACGGTACTTCCGTCTCGCTGCGTATGGACGGTATCCGCTGGGCGCGTCCTTACCGCTCGGATACCCTGCAGGGCGCAACGCCGCGTAAAGTGACCGATGCCGTGCAGACCGGGCAGCAAATCTGGGTGCGGAAGGTAGGCGAATCCTGGTGGCTGGCACAGGTGCCGGACGTCAACTCGGCCCTGGTCTCTATCAATCCACAGAACGGTGCCATCCTGGCCCTGGTCGGCGGGTTTGATTTCAACCAGAGCAAATTTAACCGCGCCACCCAGGCGCTGCGTCAGGTCGGTTCCAATATCAAACCGTTCCTCTACACGGCAGCGATGGATAAAGGCTTGACCCTCGCCAGCATCCTTAACGACGTGCCAATCTCCCGCTGGGATGCCGGTGCCGGTTCCGACTGGCAGCCGAACAACTCCCCTGCGGAGTATGCCGGCCCAATTCGTCTCCGTCAGGGCCTGGGACAGTCGAAAAACGTGGTGATGGTGCGCGCCATGCGCGCGATGGGCGTCGACTATGCCGCAGAGTATCTGCAGCGCTTCGGTTTCCCGGCGCAGAACATCGTTCGCACCGAGTCGCTGGCGTTAGGCTCCGCCTCGTTTACGCCGCTTCAGGTCGCACGCGGGTACTCGGTGATGGCCAACGGCGGCTTCCTGATTGATCCGTACTTCATCAGCAAGATTGAAAACGATCAGGGCGGCGTGCTGTTCGAAGCGAAGCCGAAGATTGCCTGCCCTGACTGCGATATTCCGGTCATTTATGGCAATACGCCGAAATCCGACGTGCTTGAAAACAAGGACATGGAAGACCCTGCCGTGTCTCAGGAGCAGCAGAACGGCGTCGTGCCGCAGCCGCAGCTCGAGCAGGCTAACCAGTCTCTGGTGGCACAGACCGGCGCGCCGGAGTATGCCCCGCATGTGATCAACACGCCGCTGTCCTTCCTGATCAAAAGCGCGCTGAACACCAACATCTTCGGTGAACCGGGCTGGCAGGGCACAGGCTGGCGCGCAGGGCGTGATTTGCAGCGCCATGATATCGGCGGTAAAACGGGGACAACCAACAGCTCGAAAGACGCGTGGTTCTCCGGCTACGGCCCGGGCGTGGTGACATCGGTTTGGATCGGTTTCGACGATCACCGCCGTGACTTAGGTCGTACAACGGCCTCCGGCGCGATTAAGGATCAGATCTCCGGCTACGAAGGCGGTGCGAAGAGCGCGCAGCCGGCCTGGGACGCCTACATGAAGTCCGTTCTTGAAGGCGTGCCGGAGCAGCCGTTAACGCCACCGCCAGGCGTGGTGACGGTTAATATCGACCGCAGCACCGGTCAGCTCGCCAACGGCGGTAATAGTCGCGAAGAGTATTTCATCGAGGGCACGCAGCCAACCACGCAGGCGGTGCACGAGGTGGGGACAGAGATTATTGATAACGGCGAGACGCACGAGCTGTTCTGA
- the nudE gene encoding ADP compounds hydrolase NudE, whose amino-acid sequence MSKPLQKPTILNVETVAKSRLFNVESVDLEFSNGVRRVYERMRPSSREAVMIVPIVDDHLILIREYAVGTESYELGFSKGLIDPGETVFEAANRELKEEVGFGANELSFLKKLSMAPSYFSSKMNIVVAEDLYPESLEGDEPEPLPQVRWPLAHLMDLLEDPDFNEARNVSALFLVREWLKGQGRL is encoded by the coding sequence ATGAGCAAACCACTACAAAAACCCACCATTCTGAATGTAGAAACTGTCGCCAAATCGCGCCTGTTTAATGTCGAAAGTGTGGACCTGGAGTTCAGCAACGGTGTGCGTCGCGTTTATGAACGTATGCGCCCCTCTTCGCGCGAAGCGGTGATGATTGTTCCCATTGTCGACGATCATCTGATTTTGATCCGCGAATACGCTGTGGGAACGGAATCTTACGAGCTTGGGTTCTCGAAAGGGCTTATCGACCCGGGTGAAACCGTCTTTGAAGCGGCAAACCGCGAGCTAAAAGAAGAGGTGGGCTTTGGTGCGAATGAGCTTTCATTCCTGAAAAAGCTGAGCATGGCGCCGTCCTATTTTTCCAGCAAAATGAATATCGTGGTGGCTGAAGACCTCTATCCTGAATCGCTGGAAGGGGATGAGCCGGAGCCGCTGCCGCAGGTTCGCTGGCCGCTAGCGCACCTGATGGATCTGCTGGAAGACCCTGACTTTAATGAGGCTCGCAACGTGAGCGCGCTGTTCCTGGTACGGGAATGGTTGAAGGGGCAGGGGCGACTGTAG
- a CDS encoding intracellular growth attenuator family protein — protein MSTILIVLAAMLAGAFVAGWLYRRRVQRRYRLPFLNAFAGASTRKLTQDERDAVENYLEILNRTQLTPGPTGATAAPVALKLNAQSDTVLCVTRSITRYGITTDDPNKWRYYLDSVEVHLPPSWEQYINDENSVELIHTDSLPLVITLNGHTLNEYLQEAPRFALERASSTQASIRGEETEQIELLNIRQETHEEYALSRPDGIREAILIVAAFLLFFICLLTPDVFVPWLAGGAVLLLAGGLWGLFAPPAKTSLREIHCLRGTPKRWGLFGENDQEHLNNISLGIIDLIYPRHWQPWIAQDLGQKTDIDIYLDRHVVRQGRFLSLHDEVKNFPLQHWLRSTVIAGGAALVLAMLLLFVPLDMPIKFTLSWIKGAQTIEASSVNKLDEAGVRVGDTLRLKGTGMCNIHTPGAWNTRQNSPFMPFDCSQIIWNDAPPLPLPESEVVNKATALTQTVNRQLHPKPDDDSRVSPALRSAIQKSGMVLLDDFGDIVLKTQDLCSSQDECIRLKNALVNLGNSKDWDSLVKRAEAGRLDGVNVLLRPVSAESLDNLVATSTSPFMMRETTRAAQALNSPAPGGFVIASDEGSDLVDQPYPQVALYDYPAQEQWSQFQRLAQMLMQTPFSAEGIVTSIYTDANGTRHIGLHRMPDSAGLWRYIGTSLLMTAMLIAIFWNGFMALRRYQRSRTRLADIQQYYENCLNPKLIPSSESLI, from the coding sequence ATGAGCACCATTTTGATTGTTCTCGCTGCTATGCTGGCCGGCGCGTTTGTTGCAGGATGGTTGTACAGGCGCCGCGTACAGCGCCGTTATCGTCTGCCCTTTTTAAATGCATTTGCGGGTGCGAGCACGCGTAAACTCACGCAGGACGAGCGCGATGCGGTTGAAAACTATCTCGAAATCCTGAACCGTACCCAGTTAACGCCTGGCCCAACGGGAGCCACTGCTGCGCCCGTCGCGCTAAAGCTTAATGCGCAAAGTGATACCGTGCTCTGCGTGACGCGCTCCATCACGCGCTATGGCATCACCACTGATGACCCCAACAAATGGCGTTATTACCTTGATTCCGTCGAAGTGCATCTGCCCCCGTCCTGGGAGCAGTACATTAATGACGAAAACAGCGTTGAGCTGATTCACACCGATTCATTGCCTCTGGTTATCACGCTTAACGGCCATACGCTGAATGAATACCTTCAGGAAGCCCCGCGTTTTGCGCTGGAACGCGCAAGTTCAACGCAGGCGTCCATTCGTGGCGAAGAGACAGAGCAGATCGAACTGCTGAACATTCGCCAGGAAACGCATGAAGAGTACGCCCTGAGCCGCCCGGACGGCATCCGTGAAGCCATTCTGATCGTTGCTGCCTTCCTGCTCTTTTTTATCTGCCTGCTCACGCCGGATGTGTTTGTCCCCTGGCTGGCTGGCGGCGCGGTGCTGCTGCTGGCCGGCGGGCTTTGGGGTCTCTTTGCCCCCCCGGCCAAAACCTCGTTGCGCGAGATCCACTGCCTGCGTGGGACGCCAAAGCGCTGGGGCCTGTTCGGTGAAAACGATCAGGAACATCTCAACAATATTTCGCTCGGTATTATCGACCTGATCTACCCGCGCCACTGGCAGCCGTGGATCGCGCAGGACTTAGGGCAGAAAACCGATATTGATATCTACCTTGACCGCCACGTTGTGCGCCAGGGGCGTTTCTTATCCCTGCATGATGAAGTGAAAAATTTCCCGCTTCAGCACTGGCTACGCAGTACGGTCATTGCCGGCGGCGCCGCGCTGGTCTTAGCCATGCTGCTGCTTTTCGTGCCGCTGGATATGCCCATTAAATTCACCCTGTCGTGGATCAAAGGGGCGCAAACCATTGAAGCGAGCAGCGTCAATAAACTGGATGAAGCCGGTGTACGCGTGGGGGACACGCTGCGCCTGAAGGGGACCGGGATGTGTAATATTCACACGCCGGGGGCGTGGAACACGCGTCAGAACTCGCCGTTCATGCCGTTCGACTGTTCGCAAATTATCTGGAACGACGCGCCGCCGCTGCCGCTGCCGGAATCCGAAGTGGTGAACAAGGCCACGGCGCTCACCCAGACGGTTAACCGCCAGCTGCACCCGAAACCGGACGATGATTCGCGCGTCAGCCCCGCGCTGCGCTCGGCCATTCAGAAATCAGGCATGGTTCTGCTGGATGATTTTGGTGACATCGTCCTGAAAACGCAGGATTTATGCTCCTCTCAGGATGAGTGCATACGCCTTAAAAACGCCCTGGTAAACCTGGGGAACAGCAAAGACTGGGACTCGCTGGTGAAACGCGCCGAAGCGGGACGACTGGATGGCGTTAATGTCCTGCTGCGTCCGGTGAGCGCTGAATCGCTGGATAACCTGGTCGCCACCTCGACGTCGCCGTTCATGATGCGCGAGACCACCCGCGCGGCTCAGGCGCTGAACAGCCCGGCGCCGGGCGGCTTTGTGATAGCAAGCGATGAAGGCAGCGACCTGGTCGATCAGCCCTACCCGCAGGTCGCGCTTTATGACTACCCGGCTCAGGAGCAGTGGAGCCAGTTCCAGCGCCTGGCGCAGATGCTGATGCAAACGCCGTTCAGCGCCGAAGGGATTGTCACGAGTATTTATACCGACGCCAACGGCACTCGCCATATCGGCCTGCATCGGATGCCGGATAGCGCAGGCTTGTGGCGTTACATCGGCACCTCTCTGCTGATGACCGCGATGCTGATCGCCATTTTCTGGAACGGCTTTATGGCCCTGCGCCGCTACCAGCGCTCGCGCACCCGGCTTGCCGACATCCAGCAGTATTATGAAAACTGCCTCAATCCTAAGCTGATCCCCTCGTCTGAGAGCCTGATCTGA
- the yrfG gene encoding GMP/IMP nucleotidase, which yields MHLDIAWQEVDTVLLDMDGTLLDLAFDNYFWQTLVPETYGEQQGISPAEAQAFIRSQYSAVQHTLNWYCLDYWSERLGLDICAMTTAQGPRAVLREDTVPFLDALKASGKRRILLTNAHPHNLAVKLEHTGLASHLDLLLSTHTFGYPKEDQRLWHAVREETGLQPERTLFIDDSEPILDSAARFGIRYCLGVTNPDSGLAEKSYLRHPGLNDYRQMIPSLTVKETP from the coding sequence ATGCATCTTGATATCGCCTGGCAGGAGGTAGATACCGTTCTGCTGGATATGGACGGCACGCTGCTCGATCTCGCCTTTGATAACTATTTCTGGCAAACGCTGGTGCCTGAAACCTATGGCGAGCAGCAGGGGATCTCCCCGGCAGAAGCGCAGGCATTCATTCGTTCGCAATATAGCGCGGTGCAACATACGCTAAACTGGTACTGTCTTGACTACTGGAGCGAGCGCCTCGGTTTGGATATTTGTGCCATGACCACCGCCCAGGGCCCGCGCGCCGTTCTGCGCGAGGACACCGTGCCCTTTCTGGATGCGCTGAAAGCCAGCGGCAAGCGCCGTATTTTGCTGACCAACGCGCATCCACATAATCTGGCGGTGAAGCTGGAGCATACGGGTCTGGCGTCGCACCTTGATTTATTACTTTCCACCCACACATTTGGTTATCCGAAAGAGGATCAGCGGTTGTGGCATGCGGTGAGGGAAGAGACGGGTTTGCAGCCAGAACGTACGCTGTTCATTGATGACAGCGAGCCCATTCTGGATTCTGCGGCAAGGTTTGGCATTCGCTACTGTCTGGGCGTGACCAATCCTGACTCTGGCCTGGCTGAAAAAAGCTATCTGCGCCACCCTGGGCTGAACGACTATCGCCAGATGATCCCCTCACTGACCGTGAAGGAGACGCCATGA